The following proteins come from a genomic window of Halomarina ordinaria:
- the argH gene encoding argininosuccinate lyase: MNDGEGAGDVVRRERFSGGPARGFLSSLAADERIFAADLAVDRAHVVMLAEQGIIEADEAADVLTALNIVEVNGHGSLPDGEDVHAAIETAVIGEIGPVGGKMHTARSRNDEVAACIRYRLREDLLAAVEATLALRSALAEVAAAQVGTVMPGFTHLQPAQPTTVAHWALSYEQALRRDTARLFDAYGRTNRSPLGAAAFAGTTFDVDRERTAELLGFDGVVENAMDASAARDFLVESVAALAGLATTLSGLAEDLVVFANKGYVDLSDDYSSTSSIMPQKKNPDTLELVRACAGDASAGLNGLLTTLKGLPRAYNRDLQRATPHAWRTVDAVTEATEVAAGAVATATWPEEALAAAAGEGFSTATGVADLLAQHGVPFRTAHEVVALAAEGGSDAAAVEAAAAEVLDAPLTEYVDADAVAAALDPGASVESRDSAGGPARAAVDSQLASAEEALAAAEATYESRRDALAEATELLTDEVTAYV; the protein is encoded by the coding sequence ATGAACGACGGCGAGGGCGCGGGCGACGTGGTCCGCCGCGAGCGCTTCAGCGGCGGCCCCGCGCGGGGGTTCCTCTCCTCGCTCGCGGCCGACGAGCGCATCTTCGCGGCCGACCTCGCGGTCGACCGCGCCCACGTCGTCATGCTCGCCGAACAGGGCATCATCGAGGCCGACGAGGCGGCCGACGTCCTCACCGCGCTCAACATCGTCGAGGTGAACGGCCACGGTTCGCTCCCCGACGGCGAGGACGTCCACGCGGCCATCGAGACGGCCGTCATCGGCGAAATCGGCCCCGTCGGCGGGAAGATGCACACCGCCCGCTCGCGCAACGACGAGGTGGCGGCGTGCATCCGCTATCGCCTGCGCGAGGACCTCCTCGCGGCCGTCGAGGCGACGCTCGCGCTGCGCTCGGCGCTCGCGGAGGTGGCGGCCGCACAGGTTGGGACGGTCATGCCCGGCTTCACCCACCTCCAGCCGGCCCAGCCGACGACGGTGGCGCACTGGGCGCTCTCCTACGAACAGGCGCTGCGCCGCGACACGGCGCGGCTGTTCGACGCCTACGGTCGGACGAACCGCTCGCCGCTGGGCGCGGCGGCGTTCGCCGGCACGACCTTCGACGTCGACCGCGAGCGCACCGCCGAGTTGCTCGGCTTCGACGGCGTCGTGGAGAACGCGATGGACGCGAGCGCGGCCCGTGACTTCCTCGTGGAGTCGGTCGCCGCGCTCGCGGGGCTGGCGACGACGCTCTCGGGCCTCGCGGAGGACCTCGTCGTCTTCGCGAACAAGGGGTACGTCGACCTCTCGGACGACTACTCCTCGACCTCCTCCATCATGCCCCAGAAGAAGAACCCCGACACGCTCGAACTCGTGCGGGCGTGCGCCGGCGACGCGAGCGCGGGGCTCAACGGCCTGCTCACGACGCTGAAGGGCCTCCCCCGTGCGTACAACCGCGACCTCCAGCGCGCGACGCCCCACGCCTGGCGGACGGTCGACGCCGTCACCGAGGCGACGGAGGTGGCCGCCGGCGCCGTTGCCACCGCGACGTGGCCCGAGGAGGCGCTCGCGGCCGCGGCAGGCGAGGGGTTCTCGACGGCGACCGGCGTCGCCGACCTGCTCGCCCAGCACGGCGTCCCGTTCCGGACGGCCCACGAGGTGGTGGCGCTCGCGGCGGAGGGCGGGTCCGACGCCGCCGCCGTCGAGGCGGCCGCCGCCGAGGTGCTCGACGCCCCCCTCACGGAGTACGTCGACGCCGACGCCGTCGCGGCGGCGCTCGACCCCGGGGCGAGCGTCGAGAGCCGCGACTCGGCCGGTGGCCCCGCGCGGGCGGCCGTCGACTCGCAGCTCGCGAGCGCCGAGGAGGCGCTCGCGGCCGCCGAGGCGACCTACGAGTCGCGCCGGGACGCGCTCGCCGAGGCGACGGAACTGCTCACCGACGAGGTGACCGCGTATGTCTGA
- the lysW gene encoding lysine biosynthesis protein LysW, with protein MATCTECGADVSLYDDIEVGEIIDCDTCGAELEVIEVDPVTLETAPELEEDWGE; from the coding sequence ATGGCAACCTGTACCGAGTGTGGGGCCGACGTGTCCCTCTACGACGACATCGAGGTCGGAGAGATAATCGACTGTGACACCTGCGGTGCGGAACTGGAGGTCATCGAGGTGGACCCCGTGACGCTCGAGACCGCGCCCGAACTCGAAGAAGACTGGGGGGAGTGA
- the lysX gene encoding lysine biosynthesis protein LysX: protein MRVGVLYSRIRRDEKLLLNELRERGHDVEKVDVRAQRFGLHEPPAALADCDVVLDRCLATSRSVYATRFVESYGIPVVNGPETAAICADKVRNSLALANAGVPTPETEVAFTSDAALEAIESFGYPCVLKPVVGSWGRLMAKIDSRSAAEAVLEHKETLGHYEHKVFYVQEFVDKPGRDIRVVAVDGDPVAAMTRSSDHWLTNAAKGGEVTAFEVDETVRDLVGTAADAVGGGLLGVDLMEVGGEGSGEYTVHEVNHTVEFKALDGTVDVDVPARVVDWLETKAARATEVSA from the coding sequence ATGAGAGTCGGCGTCCTCTACTCGCGGATTCGGCGGGACGAGAAGCTCCTGCTGAACGAACTCCGCGAGCGCGGCCACGACGTGGAGAAGGTGGACGTGCGCGCCCAGCGCTTCGGGCTCCACGAGCCGCCGGCGGCGCTCGCCGACTGCGACGTCGTCCTCGACCGGTGTCTCGCGACCAGCCGGAGCGTCTACGCGACGCGGTTCGTCGAGAGCTACGGCATCCCGGTGGTCAACGGCCCGGAGACGGCGGCTATCTGTGCCGACAAGGTGCGTAACAGCCTCGCGCTGGCGAACGCGGGCGTCCCGACGCCCGAGACGGAGGTGGCGTTCACGAGCGACGCCGCCCTCGAGGCCATCGAGTCGTTCGGCTACCCCTGCGTCCTCAAGCCCGTCGTCGGGTCGTGGGGCCGGCTGATGGCGAAGATAGACTCCCGGAGCGCGGCCGAGGCAGTCCTCGAACACAAGGAGACGCTCGGCCACTACGAGCACAAGGTGTTCTACGTCCAGGAGTTCGTCGACAAGCCCGGCCGTGACATCCGCGTCGTCGCCGTCGACGGCGACCCGGTCGCGGCGATGACCCGCTCGTCGGACCACTGGCTCACCAACGCCGCGAAGGGCGGCGAGGTGACCGCCTTCGAGGTGGACGAGACGGTCCGTGACCTCGTCGGGACGGCCGCCGACGCGGTCGGCGGCGGTCTGCTCGGCGTCGACCTGATGGAGGTCGGCGGCGAGGGCTCCGGCGAGTACACCGTCCACGAGGTGAACCACACGGTCGAGTTCAAGGCGCTCGACGGTACCGTCGACGTCGACGTGCCCGCGCGGGTCGTCGACTGGCTCGAAACGAAGGCCGCGCGGGCGACGGAGGTGTCGGCGTGA
- the argC gene encoding N-acetyl-gamma-glutamyl-phosphate reductase, giving the protein MTTTAAVVGASGFTGGELLRLLSGHPEFEVTQATSRQYTRKTVGYAHPNLRHLDLRFSDPADLESVDVLFAATPHGVSMEHIDAFRDAADTVVDLSADFRLPEAALYDDWYDGHDRPELLSEATYALPELTREDLPGADLIAAGGCNATATILGLLPLVDAGIVDGDQRVVVDVKVGSSEGGAGGGAASSHPERSGVVRPYAPTSHRHEAEIETYLGTRVAFTVHAVEMVRGASATCHVFPDEPVTKGDLWGAYRETYGDEPFVRTVAGGGGVYRYPEPKAVAGSNHAEVGFELDPRNGRVVVFSAIDNMMKGSAGQAVHAANVALGFEETAGLAFTGLHPVGTP; this is encoded by the coding sequence GTGACGACGACGGCCGCCGTCGTCGGCGCCTCCGGGTTCACGGGCGGGGAACTGCTCCGCCTGCTCTCGGGCCACCCCGAGTTCGAGGTGACGCAGGCGACCAGCCGGCAGTACACGCGCAAGACGGTGGGCTACGCCCACCCCAACCTCCGGCACCTCGACCTGCGCTTCTCGGACCCGGCGGACCTCGAGTCGGTGGACGTGCTGTTCGCGGCGACGCCCCACGGCGTCTCCATGGAGCACATCGACGCGTTCCGCGACGCTGCCGACACCGTCGTCGACCTCTCGGCCGACTTCCGTCTCCCCGAGGCGGCGCTGTACGACGACTGGTACGATGGGCACGACCGCCCGGAACTGCTGTCGGAGGCGACCTACGCGCTGCCCGAACTCACTCGCGAGGACCTCCCCGGCGCCGACCTCATCGCCGCCGGCGGCTGTAACGCCACCGCGACGATTCTGGGACTGCTCCCGCTGGTCGACGCCGGCATCGTAGACGGCGACCAGCGCGTCGTCGTCGACGTGAAGGTCGGGTCCTCGGAGGGGGGTGCCGGCGGCGGCGCCGCCTCCAGTCACCCCGAGCGCTCGGGCGTCGTCCGGCCCTACGCGCCGACGAGTCACCGCCACGAGGCGGAGATAGAGACGTACCTCGGGACGCGCGTCGCCTTCACCGTCCACGCCGTCGAGATGGTCCGCGGCGCGAGCGCGACCTGTCACGTCTTCCCCGACGAACCCGTCACGAAGGGCGACCTCTGGGGGGCGTACCGCGAGACCTACGGTGACGAACCGTTCGTCCGGACCGTCGCGGGCGGCGGCGGGGTGTATCGCTACCCCGAACCGAAGGCGGTCGCGGGGTCGAACCACGCCGAGGTCGGCTTCGAACTCGACCCGCGCAACGGGCGCGTGGTCGTCTTCTCGGCCATCGACAACATGATGAAGGGGTCGGCGGGCCAGGCGGTCCACGCCGCCAACGTCGCCCTCGGCTTCGAGGAGACCGCCGGCCTGGCGTTCACGGGGCTCCACCCCGTTGGTACCCCATGA
- a CDS encoding acetylglutamate/acetylaminoadipate kinase, with product MTVVVKIGGARAVDPKGALADIASLVESGERVVVVHGGSTAVDDTLEAMGETPEYVETPGGVVGRFTDERTMDVFSMVLPGKLNTALVVGLQNAGVNAVGLSGVDGGLLTGPRKGAVRVVEDGKRKIRRGDHSGRIAEVDGDLLETLLDGGYTPVATVPMLAKDGEEWLAVNSDADRAAAAVAGALGADLVLLTDVPGVLADLEDPESVIDRVDSPAAYEALTEAAEGFMTRKVMAATEGLEGGASSAVIADANADAPVSAALGGAGTTITPDAL from the coding sequence ATGACCGTCGTCGTGAAGATCGGCGGCGCGCGTGCCGTCGACCCGAAGGGAGCGCTCGCCGATATCGCCTCGCTCGTCGAGTCGGGCGAGCGCGTCGTCGTCGTCCACGGCGGGTCGACCGCGGTCGACGACACGCTCGAAGCGATGGGCGAGACGCCCGAGTACGTCGAGACACCCGGCGGCGTCGTCGGCCGGTTCACCGACGAGCGCACGATGGACGTGTTCTCGATGGTCCTCCCCGGGAAGCTGAACACGGCGCTCGTCGTCGGCCTGCAGAACGCGGGCGTGAACGCCGTCGGCCTCTCCGGCGTCGACGGCGGCCTGCTGACGGGCCCCCGGAAGGGGGCGGTCCGCGTCGTCGAGGACGGCAAGCGCAAGATACGCCGGGGCGACCACTCCGGACGCATCGCCGAGGTCGACGGCGACCTGCTGGAGACGCTCCTCGACGGCGGCTACACCCCCGTCGCGACCGTGCCGATGCTCGCGAAAGACGGCGAGGAGTGGCTCGCGGTCAACTCCGACGCCGACCGGGCGGCCGCCGCCGTCGCGGGCGCCCTCGGCGCCGACCTCGTCCTCCTGACGGACGTGCCGGGCGTCCTCGCGGACCTGGAGGACCCAGAGTCGGTCATCGACCGCGTGGACTCGCCGGCGGCCTACGAGGCGCTGACCGAGGCCGCCGAGGGGTTCATGACCCGGAAGGTGATGGCCGCCACCGAAGGGCTGGAGGGCGGCGCGAGCAGCGCCGTCATCGCCGACGCGAACGCCGACGCGCCCGTCTCCGCCGCCCTCGGCGGCGCGGGCACCACCATTACACCCGACGCACTATGA
- a CDS encoding aspartate aminotransferase family protein, translating into MTGFVFSEKPIRIARGAGPHLYDESGTEYLDFGASYAVTPTGHCHPDVVAAATDQLERLMYVQGSYPVDARDDLYDRLAACAPGDLDYTWLCNSGTEANEAALKFARHATGDSKVVAATQSFHGRTMGSLAATWKGKYKQGFEPLAGGFEFVEYGDAEAMAAAVDDDTAAVLLEPMQGEGGINPAPDGYLAAVREACDDHGAALILDEIQTGLGRTGTMWACESHDVVPDVLTTAKGLASGLPVGATLCREWVAEDAGNHGSTFSGGPVVSAAAAATLDVIEREDLAGRAASMGDYLVSELDAAVGEDVRDVRGEGLMLGVEVRRGANRLLPKLAMNHQILALPAGRTVLRLLPPLVVEREHCDAVVEAVAEVMG; encoded by the coding sequence ATGACCGGATTCGTCTTCTCCGAGAAACCCATCCGTATCGCCCGCGGCGCCGGTCCCCACCTCTACGACGAGTCGGGGACGGAGTACCTCGACTTCGGGGCCTCCTACGCCGTGACGCCGACCGGCCACTGCCACCCCGACGTGGTGGCGGCGGCCACCGACCAGCTGGAACGGCTCATGTACGTCCAGGGGTCGTACCCGGTCGACGCCCGCGACGACCTCTACGACCGTCTCGCGGCGTGCGCGCCGGGCGACCTCGACTACACCTGGCTCTGTAACTCCGGGACGGAGGCCAACGAGGCGGCGCTGAAGTTCGCCCGCCACGCGACGGGCGACTCGAAGGTCGTCGCCGCGACCCAGAGCTTCCACGGCCGGACGATGGGGTCGCTCGCGGCGACCTGGAAGGGGAAGTACAAGCAGGGGTTCGAACCGCTCGCGGGCGGCTTCGAGTTCGTCGAGTACGGCGACGCCGAGGCGATGGCGGCCGCCGTCGACGACGACACCGCCGCGGTCCTGCTCGAACCCATGCAGGGCGAGGGGGGCATCAACCCCGCGCCCGACGGCTACCTCGCCGCCGTCCGGGAGGCCTGCGACGACCACGGCGCCGCGCTGATACTCGACGAGATACAGACCGGCCTCGGCCGGACCGGCACCATGTGGGCCTGCGAGTCCCACGACGTGGTCCCCGACGTCCTCACCACGGCGAAGGGGCTGGCGAGCGGCCTGCCCGTCGGCGCCACGCTCTGTCGGGAGTGGGTCGCCGAGGACGCCGGCAACCACGGCTCGACGTTCAGCGGCGGGCCGGTCGTCAGCGCGGCGGCCGCCGCCACACTCGACGTCATCGAGCGCGAGGACCTCGCGGGGCGGGCCGCCTCGATGGGCGACTACCTCGTGAGCGAACTCGACGCGGCCGTCGGCGAGGACGTCCGCGACGTCCGCGGCGAGGGACTGATGCTCGGCGTCGAGGTGCGCCGCGGGGCCAATCGCCTCCTCCCGAAACTGGCGATGAACCACCAGATACTGGCGCTGCCGGCGGGGCGGACGGTCCTCAGGCTGCTCCCGCCGCTGGTCGTCGAGCGCGAGCACTGCGACGCCGTCGTCGAGGCCGTCGCGGAGGTGATGGGATGA
- a CDS encoding [LysW]-lysine hydrolase: MSVLATVGEQEARDLLRTLVTTPSVSGNERACADHLVAFFERHGREAWTDEVGNVHAPADDSVLLTSHIDTVPGDIPVEIAPAEGSDEPALWGRGSVDAKGPLASMAVAAVREEVSFIGVVEEERTSTGARHVIDSGRPEPDALVNGEPSGSNGITLGYRGLLSGTYVATSESGHSSRPENNAIQDAVAWWDRVTEAFEEDEWTPVFERVTPKPVAIEGGTSDDGLSVETTMEVQFRVPPAYSVEEVRERADGELNGGTVRWHDFVPPVMTSARTEVARAFRVAIRQQDADPRMLRKTGTSDMNLFAQEWDCPMVTYGPGDSDLDHAPNEHLPLSEYDRAVAVLSDVAATLKGEA; the protein is encoded by the coding sequence ATGAGCGTTCTCGCCACCGTCGGCGAACAGGAGGCGCGCGACCTGCTGCGGACGCTCGTGACGACGCCCTCTGTCAGCGGGAACGAGCGCGCCTGCGCGGACCACCTGGTCGCGTTCTTCGAGCGCCACGGCCGCGAGGCGTGGACCGACGAGGTGGGCAACGTCCACGCGCCCGCCGACGACAGCGTGCTGCTCACCTCCCACATCGACACCGTCCCGGGGGACATCCCCGTGGAAATCGCCCCCGCGGAGGGGAGCGACGAACCCGCCCTCTGGGGGCGCGGGAGCGTCGACGCCAAGGGGCCGCTCGCCTCGATGGCCGTCGCGGCCGTCCGCGAGGAGGTGAGCTTCATCGGCGTCGTCGAGGAGGAGCGCACCTCGACGGGCGCGCGTCACGTCATCGACTCCGGGCGGCCCGAACCCGACGCGCTCGTCAACGGCGAGCCCTCGGGGTCGAACGGCATCACGCTCGGCTACCGCGGCCTGCTCTCGGGGACGTACGTCGCCACGAGCGAGTCGGGCCACTCCTCGCGCCCGGAGAACAACGCCATCCAGGACGCCGTCGCGTGGTGGGACCGCGTCACCGAGGCGTTCGAGGAGGACGAGTGGACGCCCGTCTTCGAGCGCGTCACGCCCAAACCCGTCGCCATCGAGGGCGGGACGAGCGACGACGGCCTCTCCGTCGAGACGACGATGGAGGTGCAGTTCCGCGTTCCCCCGGCGTACTCCGTCGAGGAGGTGCGCGAGCGGGCCGACGGCGAGTTGAACGGCGGCACCGTCCGCTGGCACGACTTCGTCCCGCCGGTGATGACGAGCGCGCGCACCGAGGTGGCCCGCGCCTTCCGCGTCGCCATCCGCCAGCAGGACGCCGACCCCCGGATGCTGCGCAAGACCGGTACGAGCGACATGAACCTCTTCGCCCAGGAGTGGGACTGCCCGATGGTCACCTACGGCCCGGGCGACTCGGACCTCGACCACGCACCCAACGAGCACCTCCCGCTGTCGGAGTACGACCGCGCGGTCGCCGTCCTCTCGGACGTCGCGGCCACCCTCAAGGGGGAGGCCTGA
- the argF gene encoding ornithine carbamoyltransferase, translated as MATAARSVRDVDDLSAEELRTVLDRAASMKAGEGGRPLADRTLAMVFEKPSTRTRVSFETGMTQLGGHAVFLGPDDIGIGGREPVADIARTLSCYVDVVMARLFDHAHIEELAEYATVPVVNGLTDDAHPCQTLADLLTIRETLGGFDGEVAWVGDGNNVAQSFVLGCAMAGQSLTVATPSGYGIDDAVLDRAADLGEAPTVTDDPAAAVEGADAVYTDVWVSMGQEAEREEKLAAFEGFQVNADLLAGTDALVMHCLPAHRGEEVSADVIESERAVVWRQAENRLHAQKALLAWLLDA; from the coding sequence ATGGCGACGGCCGCCCGGTCGGTCCGGGACGTGGACGACCTCTCGGCCGAGGAACTCCGCACGGTGCTCGACCGCGCGGCGAGCATGAAAGCCGGCGAGGGGGGGAGACCGCTCGCCGACCGGACGCTCGCCATGGTCTTCGAGAAGCCGAGCACGCGCACCCGCGTCTCCTTCGAGACGGGGATGACGCAACTCGGCGGCCACGCCGTCTTCCTCGGCCCGGACGACATCGGTATCGGCGGGCGCGAACCGGTCGCGGACATCGCCCGGACGCTGTCGTGTTACGTCGACGTCGTCATGGCGCGGCTGTTCGACCACGCCCACATCGAGGAACTGGCCGAGTACGCGACGGTGCCCGTCGTCAACGGTCTCACCGACGACGCCCACCCCTGCCAGACGCTCGCGGACCTGCTGACGATACGCGAGACCCTCGGCGGGTTCGACGGCGAGGTGGCGTGGGTCGGCGACGGCAACAACGTCGCCCAGTCGTTCGTCCTCGGCTGTGCGATGGCCGGCCAGTCGCTCACCGTCGCCACGCCGTCCGGCTACGGCATCGACGACGCCGTCCTCGACCGGGCGGCCGACCTCGGCGAGGCGCCGACGGTCACCGACGACCCCGCGGCGGCCGTCGAGGGGGCGGACGCCGTCTACACCGACGTCTGGGTGAGCATGGGACAGGAGGCCGAGCGCGAGGAGAAACTGGCCGCGTTCGAGGGGTTCCAGGTGAACGCCGACCTCCTCGCCGGCACCGACGCGCTCGTCATGCACTGTCTCCCCGCCCACCGCGGCGAGGAGGTGAGCGCCGACGTCATCGAGAGCGAGCGCGCGGTCGTCTGGCGGCAGGCGGAGAACCGCCTGCACGCCCAGAAGGCGCTGCTCGCGTGGCTCCTCGACGCCTGA
- a CDS encoding dipeptidase, with protein MSTVPVLDGHNDLLFRLWSDDADPVAAVAGGREGHLDLPRMEAGGFRAGLFAVYVPDARRLDPPSGTGGGYSIPLSDPLDPGRARRITDEQLALLHRLVEGCEGLRLVRTAADLDACLAGEAVGAVAHVEGAGGIAPDLSNLDALVGAGVRSVGPVWSRPNHFAHGVPFEFPASPDVGPGLTDAGRALVRACEERGVLVDCAHLNAAGFWDVADCTEAPLVVSHAGVHALCPASRNLTDEQLDAVAESGGLVGITFGVGALDPEGRFGHDVPLDTLADHVLYVAERVGVEHVALGSDFDGASVPSEVGDVSGLPRLLDHLRERGLSERDVERVAAGNWRRVLDEVWREGEGGRTRRVE; from the coding sequence GTGTCCACAGTCCCCGTCCTCGACGGTCACAACGACCTCCTGTTTCGCCTCTGGAGCGACGACGCCGACCCCGTCGCGGCCGTCGCGGGCGGGCGCGAGGGCCACCTCGACCTGCCGCGGATGGAGGCGGGAGGGTTCCGCGCCGGCCTCTTCGCCGTCTACGTTCCCGACGCGCGGCGGCTGGACCCGCCCTCGGGGACGGGCGGGGGCTACTCCATCCCGCTCTCGGACCCCCTCGACCCCGGGCGCGCCCGGCGAATCACCGACGAACAGCTCGCCCTGCTCCACCGGCTCGTCGAGGGGTGCGAGGGGCTCCGCCTCGTCCGGACGGCGGCGGACCTCGACGCCTGCCTCGCGGGGGAGGCCGTCGGTGCCGTCGCCCACGTCGAGGGCGCCGGCGGTATCGCGCCCGACCTCTCGAACCTCGACGCCCTCGTCGGGGCCGGCGTCCGGTCCGTCGGGCCGGTCTGGAGCCGTCCCAACCACTTCGCCCACGGCGTCCCCTTCGAGTTCCCCGCCTCGCCGGACGTCGGCCCGGGGCTCACCGACGCGGGGCGGGCGCTCGTGCGCGCCTGCGAGGAGCGGGGCGTCCTCGTCGACTGCGCGCACCTCAACGCGGCGGGGTTCTGGGACGTCGCCGACTGCACCGAGGCGCCGCTCGTCGTCTCGCACGCGGGCGTCCACGCCCTCTGTCCCGCCTCGCGCAACCTGACCGACGAGCAACTCGACGCCGTCGCCGAGAGCGGCGGGCTGGTGGGTATCACCTTCGGCGTGGGGGCGCTCGACCCGGAGGGGCGGTTCGGCCACGACGTTCCCCTCGACACGCTCGCCGACCACGTCCTCTACGTCGCCGAACGCGTGGGGGTCGAGCACGTCGCGCTCGGTTCGGACTTCGACGGGGCGAGCGTCCCGAGCGAGGTGGGGGACGTGTCGGGCCTCCCCCGGTTGCTCGACCACCTGCGCGAGCGGGGGCTCTCCGAGCGCGACGTCGAGCGGGTCGCCGCGGGGAACTGGCGGCGCGTCCTCGACGAGGTGTGGCGTGAAGGGGAGGGCGGCCGAACGAGGAGGGTCGAGTGA
- a CDS encoding histidine kinase, translating to MSQQVRTETPVQQPTNDAWRAGVLAGILAGAVMGVLLTVQMTPVIEVAIPSLYGLEGGLAGWVVHVAHGAVLGVGFAALVRAAGVETTVARSLALGLAYGVVLWVVLAVLVMPVWLGAVGAPMVPPLPNVDPMSLVGHLVYGAVLGASYPLFAR from the coding sequence ATGAGCCAACAGGTACGCACCGAAACCCCGGTACAGCAGCCGACCAACGACGCGTGGCGCGCGGGCGTCCTCGCCGGCATCCTCGCGGGTGCCGTCATGGGCGTCCTCCTCACCGTCCAGATGACGCCCGTCATCGAGGTGGCGATTCCCTCGCTGTACGGCCTGGAGGGCGGCCTCGCGGGCTGGGTCGTCCACGTCGCCCACGGCGCGGTCCTGGGGGTGGGGTTCGCGGCGCTCGTCCGCGCGGCCGGCGTCGAGACGACCGTCGCCCGGTCGCTCGCCCTCGGCCTCGCCTACGGCGTCGTCCTGTGGGTCGTCCTCGCGGTGCTGGTGATGCCCGTCTGGCTGGGCGCCGTCGGCGCGCCGATGGTCCCGCCGCTCCCGAACGTCGACCCGATGAGCCTCGTCGGCCACCTCGTCTACGGGGCGGTCCTGGGCGCGAGCTACCCGCTGTTCGCGCGGTAG
- a CDS encoding helix-turn-helix domain-containing protein — MDAEPSPERFRELMLDEEPAFADVLSCVFGIQRHESTTYLALLDNPGSTVTELAEVVDRDRSNVNRSLATLREKELAERRRRLLDGGGHVYQYTATPLPDAKRLLHETLDEWAAYVHERIDEFGDAMEG, encoded by the coding sequence ATGGACGCCGAGCCGAGTCCTGAACGGTTTCGTGAGCTGATGCTCGACGAGGAACCAGCGTTCGCGGACGTCCTCTCGTGTGTCTTCGGCATCCAGCGCCACGAGAGCACCACCTACCTCGCACTGCTGGACAACCCCGGGAGCACCGTCACCGAACTGGCCGAGGTGGTCGACCGCGACCGGTCGAACGTCAACCGGTCGCTCGCCACGCTCCGGGAGAAGGAACTCGCCGAGCGCCGACGGCGCCTGCTCGACGGCGGCGGCCACGTCTACCAGTACACCGCCACGCCGCTCCCCGACGCCAAGCGCCTGCTCCACGAGACGCTCGACGAGTGGGCCGCCTACGTCCACGAGCGCATCGACGAGTTCGGCGACGCGATGGAGGGTTGA
- a CDS encoding glycerophosphodiester phosphodiesterase, with product MGPDIDRRTFVKGIGTTAATATLGAGSAVARGGYGGKEEDGHDDRGDTDRDWYGDAPALIAHRGFAGQYPENTVGAVELAARGGHGPGATRRGADMIEIDIVPTADGDVVVFHDDGLAERDGGERGLTDVEGLVWETPTETVLDAEVLGSGETVPLLSTVLDAIPPHVAVNVEFKNPGSLDLRFAESLDSDALAAQKGLWRPFTERALDAIEACRNDVLVSSFYEAALATVRDLAPDLPVAPLLWDSIEDGLAIARRYDAEAVHPPYNMVRGTPFYGDPYYTEGPWSETDLLAVAHEEGRAVNVYTVATWYQAQELVDAGVDGIIGDYSNLLAFGERS from the coding sequence ATGGGACCAGACATCGACCGGCGGACGTTCGTGAAAGGAATCGGAACGACGGCGGCGACGGCGACCCTCGGCGCGGGGAGCGCCGTGGCGCGCGGTGGCTACGGAGGGAAAGAAGAGGACGGTCACGACGACCGGGGCGACACGGATCGCGACTGGTACGGTGACGCCCCGGCGCTCATCGCCCACCGGGGCTTCGCGGGGCAGTACCCCGAGAACACCGTCGGCGCCGTCGAGCTCGCCGCCCGCGGCGGCCACGGCCCCGGTGCCACCCGGCGCGGCGCAGACATGATAGAGATAGACATCGTCCCGACGGCGGACGGCGACGTCGTCGTCTTCCACGACGACGGTCTCGCCGAGCGCGACGGAGGGGAGCGCGGCCTCACCGACGTCGAGGGCCTGGTCTGGGAGACGCCGACGGAGACCGTCCTCGACGCGGAGGTTCTGGGGAGCGGCGAGACGGTACCGCTGCTCTCGACGGTCCTCGACGCCATCCCGCCGCACGTCGCGGTGAACGTCGAGTTCAAGAACCCCGGGTCGCTCGACCTCCGCTTCGCCGAGAGCCTCGATTCGGATGCGCTCGCCGCCCAGAAGGGGCTGTGGCGTCCGTTCACCGAGCGAGCGCTCGACGCCATCGAGGCGTGTCGAAACGACGTGCTCGTCTCCTCGTTCTACGAGGCCGCCCTGGCGACCGTCCGCGACCTCGCGCCCGACCTGCCGGTCGCGCCGCTGCTCTGGGACTCCATCGAGGACGGCCTGGCGATCGCCCGCCGCTACGACGCCGAGGCGGTCCACCCGCCGTACAACATGGTCCGCGGGACGCCGTTCTACGGCGACCCGTACTACACCGAGGGACCGTGGTCCGAGACCGACCTGCTGGCCGTCGCCCACGAGGAGGGACGGGCCGTGAACGTCTACACCGTCGCGACGTGGTACCAGGCGCAAGAACTCGTCGACGCGGGGGTCGACGGCATCATCGGGGACTACTCGAACCTGCTCGCGTTCGGCGAGCGCAGCTGA